In Pedobacter sp. SL55, the following proteins share a genomic window:
- a CDS encoding ferritin-like domain-containing protein, with protein sequence METLKENQETSPKEKDILDAKLQRRAFLQYAGAGVAAMALVAAGCKKDRNPDMSFGVTLDFKDDVGVLNYAYALEQLEAAFYIQVAAAPPAAFTQAQKNYFQDVQFHEIAHREFFKKKLSTAAIGSLDVDFSSIDFTSATSVLAAAKTFEDLGVAAYNGAGVRLKDDANLVVAGQIVSVEARHAAWVRDQISNGSFADLSSLTALGANVTGGLDAALTPDKVLGAASKYIKTRINVINL encoded by the coding sequence ATGGAAACTTTAAAAGAGAACCAAGAAACATCGCCTAAAGAAAAAGATATTTTAGATGCAAAGCTTCAGCGAAGAGCTTTTTTGCAATATGCTGGCGCCGGAGTAGCGGCAATGGCATTGGTAGCTGCGGGCTGTAAAAAAGACCGAAATCCTGACATGTCGTTTGGTGTAACACTAGATTTTAAAGATGATGTTGGTGTACTCAATTATGCTTATGCACTAGAGCAATTGGAAGCTGCTTTTTACATCCAAGTAGCTGCTGCTCCGCCTGCTGCTTTTACACAGGCGCAAAAGAATTATTTTCAAGACGTACAGTTTCATGAAATTGCACACAGAGAGTTTTTCAAGAAAAAATTAAGTACAGCAGCAATTGGTAGTTTAGATGTTGATTTTTCTTCCATAGATTTCACTAGCGCAACCAGTGTATTGGCAGCAGCAAAAACATTCGAAGATTTAGGTGTAGCTGCGTATAATGGTGCAGGTGTTAGATTAAAAGATGATGCGAATTTAGTAGTAGCCGGGCAAATTGTGTCTGTAGAAGCTAGGCATGCTGCTTGGGTGCGTGATCAAATTAGTAACGGAAGTTTTGCAGATTTATCTAGCCTAACTGCTTTAGGAGCCAATGTAACCGGCGGTTTAGATGCTGCTTTAACACCAGATAAAGTGCTGGGTGCGGCAAGTAAATACATTAAAACAAGAATTAACGTGATTAACCTTTAA
- a CDS encoding M16 family metallopeptidase — protein sequence MIKFNRFTLANGLKVLVHEDKTTPMAVLNILYDVGARDEEEGRTGFAHLFEHLMFGGSVNIPSYDEPLQRVGGENNAFTSNDITNYYITLPAANIETAFWLESDRMLSLAFSEKSLETQRNVVCEEFKQRYLNQPYGDVWLKLRPLAYQTHPYRWATIGQDLAQIENAKMEDVKAFFKKHYNPQNAILVVGGNVDTDEVKALAEKWFEPISAGEKYVRNLPKEPEQTVARSLTVNADVPLNAIYMAFKMPARLDANYQVFDLLSDILSQGQSSRLFNSLLKEQQLFSDINAYITSSLDEGLFIVEGKLIEGVTMEQAENAIWAELNKIASELVSENELTKVKNKSESIMVFSEMSLLDKAMNLAFYELLGDADLLNVEINKYLSITAEQIRSVAQETFKKEKSSTLYYLANA from the coding sequence ATGATAAAATTTAATCGTTTTACACTTGCCAATGGTTTAAAGGTTTTGGTACACGAAGACAAAACTACGCCAATGGCAGTTTTAAATATACTTTATGATGTTGGCGCTAGGGACGAAGAGGAAGGACGTACGGGGTTTGCGCATTTGTTTGAGCATTTAATGTTTGGCGGTTCTGTGAACATACCAAGTTACGATGAGCCGTTGCAGCGTGTAGGTGGCGAAAATAATGCCTTTACCAGTAACGATATTACCAATTATTACATTACGTTGCCGGCGGCGAATATTGAGACTGCGTTTTGGCTAGAAAGTGACAGGATGTTAAGTTTAGCCTTTTCTGAAAAAAGCTTAGAAACGCAGCGCAATGTAGTTTGCGAAGAGTTTAAACAGCGTTATTTAAACCAGCCTTATGGCGATGTTTGGCTTAAATTGCGTCCTTTAGCTTACCAAACACACCCATACCGTTGGGCCACTATTGGGCAAGATTTAGCACAAATAGAAAATGCTAAAATGGAAGATGTAAAAGCATTTTTTAAAAAGCATTACAATCCGCAGAACGCGATTTTGGTAGTAGGTGGAAATGTGGATACTGATGAAGTGAAAGCGTTAGCAGAAAAATGGTTTGAACCGATTTCGGCAGGAGAAAAATATGTAAGGAATTTGCCTAAAGAGCCAGAGCAAACCGTAGCCAGAAGCTTAACGGTAAATGCCGATGTGCCTTTAAATGCGATATATATGGCATTTAAGATGCCAGCAAGGTTAGATGCGAACTATCAAGTTTTCGATCTATTGTCTGATATCCTATCTCAAGGCCAATCGTCTCGCCTGTTTAACAGCTTGCTTAAAGAACAGCAATTGTTTAGTGATATCAACGCCTATATTACCAGTAGCTTAGACGAAGGTTTGTTTATTGTAGAAGGCAAATTGATAGAAGGCGTAACCATGGAACAAGCGGAAAATGCAATTTGGGCAGAGCTTAACAAAATAGCTTCGGAATTGGTAAGCGAAAATGAGTTGACGAAGGTAAAGAACAAATCGGAATCTATTATGGTGTTTTCTGAAATGAGTTTACTAGACAAAGCAATGAATTTGGCATTTTACGAATTGTTAGGCGATGCTGATTTGTTAAACGTAGAAATTAATAAATATTTGTCTATCACTGCCGAGCAAATTAGAAGCGTAGCGCAAGAAACTTTTAAGAAAGAAAAATCATCAACCTTATACTATTTAGCCAATGCTTAA
- a CDS encoding UDP-N-acetylmuramate--L-alanine ligase translates to MRIHLIAIGGAAMHNLAIALHKKGFEVTGSDDVVYEPSKSRLDKYGLLPAEMGWDENRITPDIDAIILGMHARVDNPELLKAQELGLKIYSYPAYIYEQSKEKIRVVIGGSHGKTTITSMILHVLNYHQKEFDYLVGAQLAGFDTMVKITDSAPIMVIEGDEYLASPIDRRPKFHLYHANIAVISGIAWDHINVFPTFADYVEQFAKFIATITPNGKLIYCELDEELKKTVEQSTADVVKIPYAIPAHEVKNGITYLLPQHTELNVFGDHNLMNLNAAKQVCAQLGIDEEGFNNAISSFAGAAKRLELISAINQTNVYKDFAHSPSKLKATIHAVKSQFTDRKLVAFMELHTFSSLNKEFLKEYKGAMSDADLAIVYIDAKTFEQKKMQPLTERDIKQAFEDDSLLYFDNAEKLEAYLKSLNYQSTNLLMMSSGTYAGLDLPKLASELKTK, encoded by the coding sequence ATGCGTATTCATTTAATAGCCATCGGTGGTGCGGCAATGCACAATTTGGCCATCGCTTTGCACAAAAAAGGTTTTGAAGTTACAGGTTCTGATGATGTAGTTTACGAACCTTCGAAAAGCAGACTGGATAAATACGGTTTATTACCTGCCGAGATGGGTTGGGACGAAAATCGGATTACCCCAGATATTGATGCTATTATTTTAGGGATGCATGCCCGTGTAGATAACCCTGAATTGCTAAAAGCGCAAGAGCTAGGTTTGAAAATTTATTCGTACCCGGCCTATATCTACGAACAATCGAAGGAAAAAATTAGAGTGGTAATTGGCGGTAGTCATGGTAAAACTACCATTACCTCGATGATTTTACACGTGTTGAATTACCACCAAAAAGAGTTCGACTATTTAGTTGGTGCGCAATTGGCAGGTTTTGATACAATGGTAAAGATTACAGATTCTGCTCCTATCATGGTAATAGAGGGAGATGAGTATCTCGCATCGCCAATTGATAGAAGACCAAAATTTCATTTGTATCATGCCAATATTGCTGTAATTAGCGGTATCGCTTGGGACCATATCAACGTGTTTCCAACTTTTGCCGATTATGTGGAGCAGTTTGCGAAATTTATAGCTACCATTACGCCAAACGGAAAGCTGATTTATTGTGAGTTGGATGAGGAACTGAAGAAAACCGTAGAGCAATCTACAGCTGATGTGGTAAAAATTCCTTATGCCATTCCAGCTCATGAAGTAAAAAATGGAATTACCTATTTGTTGCCTCAGCATACCGAATTAAATGTTTTTGGAGATCATAACCTAATGAATTTGAACGCGGCCAAACAAGTTTGTGCTCAATTAGGAATTGATGAAGAAGGTTTTAATAACGCAATTAGTTCTTTCGCTGGTGCAGCAAAGCGTTTGGAGTTAATTAGTGCTATAAATCAAACCAATGTTTATAAAGATTTTGCACACTCGCCATCTAAACTAAAGGCGACTATTCATGCCGTAAAATCTCAATTTACGGATAGAAAGTTAGTGGCTTTTATGGAGTTGCATACATTTAGTAGCTTAAATAAGGAGTTTTTAAAGGAATATAAAGGCGCTATGAGTGATGCTGATTTAGCTATTGTTTATATCGATGCCAAAACCTTCGAGCAAAAGAAAATGCAGCCCTTAACCGAACGGGATATTAAACAAGCTTTTGAAGACGATAGCTTATTGTATTTTGATAATGCCGAAAAGTTGGAAGCCTATTTAAAAAGCTTGAACTATCAAAGCACTAATTTATTGATGATGAGCTCGGGTACTTATGCTGGTTTAGATTTGCCAAAATTGGCTAGCGAGTTAAAAACAAAATGA
- a CDS encoding sensor histidine kinase encodes MCPKQIYAQTVYLPQYTTKDGLPSNNCFFTLQDQKGFIWIATDAGISRFNGSIFENFSVDDGLPDNQILQLREDSKGRIWFMALNGQLSYFLNGKIHNEQTDKNLKNLSFNGVVVSFLEDSKGNLWFGTNNNVIGVWDGHKTSKFISTNVKHKYQNAFLFEDEHQNIRAITSTSNYIFNKGSFIPSTTEIYPISYKTILQKNGSIFFLNKAALNEAKNGIITQTTQLNPQLLNSDLGYMLLGEKKIWVCTRNGVKGISLDGSEEKTFLKGISVNQAIRDEQGNLWFTTSNGIYKLPKPKDQLHTFGKADGLNNPIIKSIIKDQNNRLWLGSSNGIINILDLKTKKKKQIKLADTSKYNSIKQLVLDKKNNRIFFASDYGLGAVSSDYPTNSNFKFLKEVNNLMFVVKNFTIDSTTKLTLSMSSGVVIINDRNDLQFSSFNYKEDQDFFKDRSYRVFYDKQQNLWFSNINGLSEFNYNKLNKHYEKYPLLAKRINDMRQLADGSIAMATDGYGIIIFKNGKISHIINRQKGIANNIVNKLFVRNNYLWAVSTTGINRISIQNNKVNISAFDDVNGLLSDDLNDLYIDNDTAYFATNNGLIYFAYNHSLQNTEPPKIYITSILNNKKLLDLTRNSFILKPNEQNLIINFSAVDFKNRNVTYRYRLKENTSWIETKNRRLELSSLEPGTYTFEISAKSQNSNWSEATKVKFTLERKFYQSWWFICAIAILGGYLIYVIGVRITKQQKNKEQEQLLLKNKILMLEQQALQAMMNPHFVFNVMNSIQHYINTKNTASANKVLTGFARLIRKNLEICTQSYISLEEEVNYLNLYLSLEKNRFGEKLQYEINVDQDLDKEDTFIPSMLLQPYIENAIWHGIMPKEDGGKVTITIKEVNNDTLLISIADDGIGIDNSLATKKDGHQSKGMALTNERINLLNKIEAKAIQVHIKQNGKTGTIVSISVPLRG; translated from the coding sequence TTGTGCCCAAAGCAAATTTATGCCCAAACCGTTTATTTGCCGCAATACACTACTAAAGATGGCCTACCAAGCAACAACTGTTTTTTTACGTTGCAAGATCAAAAAGGCTTTATCTGGATTGCTACCGATGCTGGCATAAGTAGGTTTAACGGCTCAATTTTCGAAAATTTCTCGGTAGATGATGGCCTGCCCGACAACCAGATTTTACAGCTTAGGGAAGATAGCAAGGGAAGAATTTGGTTTATGGCCTTAAACGGTCAATTAAGTTACTTTTTGAACGGAAAAATACACAATGAGCAAACCGATAAAAATTTAAAAAACTTAAGCTTTAATGGCGTGGTGGTGTCTTTTTTGGAAGATAGTAAAGGAAATTTGTGGTTTGGCACAAATAATAATGTAATAGGCGTTTGGGATGGCCATAAAACCTCGAAATTTATTTCTACAAATGTAAAACATAAGTATCAAAACGCATTTCTTTTTGAAGATGAGCATCAAAATATAAGAGCAATTACCAGTACCTCCAATTACATATTTAACAAGGGAAGTTTTATCCCATCAACAACCGAGATTTACCCTATCTCCTATAAAACCATACTCCAAAAAAACGGAAGTATATTTTTTTTAAATAAAGCCGCACTTAACGAAGCAAAAAACGGCATAATTACACAAACTACCCAGTTAAACCCACAACTGCTTAACAGCGATTTGGGCTATATGCTACTCGGAGAAAAGAAAATATGGGTTTGTACCCGCAATGGTGTAAAGGGCATCAGCCTTGATGGAAGTGAAGAAAAAACCTTCTTAAAAGGCATCAGTGTAAATCAAGCGATTAGGGATGAGCAAGGAAACTTATGGTTTACCACCAGCAATGGTATTTATAAACTACCTAAGCCAAAAGACCAACTGCACACCTTTGGCAAAGCAGATGGTTTAAATAACCCCATTATTAAAAGTATCATCAAAGATCAAAACAACAGGCTTTGGCTAGGCAGCAGCAACGGCATCATCAATATCCTAGATTTAAAAACAAAAAAGAAAAAGCAAATTAAATTAGCTGATACCTCTAAATACAACAGCATTAAGCAACTGGTTTTAGACAAAAAAAACAATCGTATTTTTTTCGCTTCTGATTATGGTTTAGGTGCTGTAAGCAGCGATTACCCAACTAACTCAAACTTCAAATTTCTTAAAGAAGTTAACAATTTAATGTTTGTAGTTAAAAATTTTACTATAGACAGTACCACCAAGCTTACCTTGTCGATGTCTTCGGGCGTGGTAATTATCAACGACCGTAACGACCTCCAATTCTCATCATTTAATTACAAAGAAGACCAAGATTTTTTCAAAGACAGGTCTTATCGTGTTTTTTATGACAAGCAACAAAATCTTTGGTTCTCTAACATTAACGGCTTATCAGAATTTAATTACAATAAGCTTAACAAACATTACGAGAAATATCCGCTTTTAGCAAAAAGAATAAACGATATGCGCCAACTGGCTGATGGCAGCATTGCTATGGCAACTGACGGTTATGGCATCATTATTTTTAAAAATGGAAAAATTAGCCACATTATTAACCGCCAAAAAGGAATAGCCAACAATATTGTTAATAAACTATTTGTAAGAAATAACTACCTATGGGCTGTTAGCACTACCGGAATTAATAGAATTTCTATTCAAAACAACAAAGTAAACATTAGCGCTTTCGACGATGTTAATGGCCTACTATCTGATGACCTAAATGATTTATATATAGATAACGATACTGCATATTTTGCAACAAACAACGGATTAATCTACTTTGCCTACAACCATTCGTTACAAAATACGGAACCTCCAAAAATCTATATTACATCAATACTTAACAACAAAAAACTATTGGATTTAACCCGTAACAGTTTTATCTTAAAACCTAACGAGCAAAACCTAATTATTAATTTTAGTGCAGTAGATTTTAAAAACAGGAACGTTACTTACCGATATAGGCTTAAAGAAAATACATCGTGGATAGAAACTAAAAACCGAAGACTAGAACTTTCTTCGTTAGAACCTGGTACTTACACCTTCGAAATTAGCGCTAAAAGCCAAAATAGCAACTGGAGTGAGGCCACAAAAGTTAAGTTTACGCTAGAAAGAAAATTCTATCAAAGCTGGTGGTTTATCTGCGCAATTGCAATTTTAGGTGGCTATCTTATTTATGTGATAGGCGTTCGCATAACCAAACAACAAAAAAACAAAGAACAAGAACAACTGCTGCTAAAAAACAAGATTTTAATGTTAGAGCAGCAAGCTTTGCAGGCCATGATGAACCCACATTTTGTATTTAATGTGATGAATTCTATCCAACATTACATCAACACCAAAAATACTGCTTCGGCCAACAAAGTGCTTACAGGCTTTGCCCGGTTAATAAGGAAAAACCTGGAAATTTGTACGCAAAGCTATATCTCTTTAGAAGAAGAAGTAAATTACCTTAACCTGTATCTAAGTTTAGAGAAGAACAGGTTTGGCGAGAAATTACAATATGAGATTAATGTAGACCAAGACCTAGACAAAGAGGATACCTTTATACCATCCATGTTATTGCAGCCTTATATAGAAAATGCAATTTGGCATGGCATTATGCCAAAAGAAGATGGTGGTAAAGTAACCATAACCATAAAAGAAGTTAATAACGACACTTTATTAATTAGCATTGCTGATGACGGTATTGGAATTGATAATTCTTTGGCAACTAAAAAAGATGGGCACCAGAGCAAAGGGATGGCCTTAACCAACGAGAGAATTAACCTGTTAAACAAAATTGAAGCAAAAGCCATACAAGTGCATATAAAACAGAACGGAAAAACAGGTACCATTGTCTCTATTTCTGTACCATTGAGAGGCTAA
- the mqnC gene encoding cyclic dehypoxanthinyl futalosine synthase, whose amino-acid sequence MNTAALLQRALNFDSLTKEEGIFLYHNASTAELAYVANELRKIQVPSGKVTWQIDRNVNTTNVCIANCKFCNFFRRPGHEESYITDIETYKVKIEETFRLGGDQLLLQGGHHPDLGLEFYTNLFKQLKELYPDLKLHALGPPEIAHVAKLEGLSHTEVLKALKEAGMDSLPGAGAEILNDRVRRLISKGKCGGQEWLDVMRACHQLDITTSATMMFGHVETIEERFEHLVWIREVQSEKPAEANGFLAFIPWPFQDDGTLLKRLRGISNNVTGDEYIRMIALSRIMLPNIKNIQASWLTVGKAVAQLCLHAGANDFGSIMIEENVVSAAGAPHRFTAKGIQTAIKEAGFEPQLRGQKYNYRELPAELEEQVITY is encoded by the coding sequence ATGAATACCGCAGCATTACTACAAAGAGCCTTAAACTTCGATTCTTTAACCAAAGAAGAAGGTATTTTTTTATATCACAACGCTAGTACGGCCGAACTGGCTTACGTGGCTAACGAACTGAGAAAAATACAGGTACCTAGTGGCAAGGTAACTTGGCAGATTGACCGCAACGTAAACACCACCAACGTTTGTATTGCCAACTGCAAATTCTGTAATTTCTTCCGTCGCCCTGGGCACGAGGAAAGTTACATTACCGATATTGAAACCTACAAGGTAAAAATTGAAGAAACTTTCCGTTTGGGAGGCGACCAACTATTGTTACAAGGTGGGCACCACCCAGATTTAGGTTTGGAGTTTTACACCAACCTTTTTAAACAACTGAAAGAACTTTATCCAGATTTAAAATTGCACGCTTTAGGTCCACCAGAAATTGCTCACGTAGCTAAATTAGAAGGGTTATCGCATACCGAAGTTTTAAAAGCATTGAAAGAAGCGGGCATGGATTCGCTTCCTGGTGCTGGTGCCGAAATTTTGAACGACCGTGTAAGAAGATTGATTTCTAAAGGCAAATGTGGCGGACAAGAATGGTTGGATGTAATGCGTGCTTGCCACCAATTAGACATTACCACCTCTGCTACCATGATGTTTGGCCACGTGGAAACTATTGAAGAACGTTTTGAGCATTTGGTTTGGATAAGAGAAGTGCAAAGCGAAAAACCTGCTGAGGCGAATGGTTTCTTGGCATTTATTCCTTGGCCTTTTCAGGATGACGGTACTTTGTTGAAACGTTTACGTGGCATTAGCAATAACGTTACTGGCGATGAGTACATCCGTATGATTGCATTGAGCCGAATTATGTTGCCAAACATCAAAAATATACAAGCGAGTTGGTTAACAGTTGGTAAGGCCGTGGCGCAATTGTGTTTACACGCAGGTGCTAACGATTTTGGTTCTATCATGATTGAAGAAAACGTAGTTTCTGCTGCTGGTGCTCCACATCGTTTTACGGCAAAAGGCATACAAACTGCCATTAAAGAGGCTGGTTTTGAGCCTCAATTGCGTGGGCAAAAATACAATTATCGTGAGTTGCCTGCCGAATTGGAAGAACAGGTAATTACCTATTAA
- a CDS encoding ferritin-like domain-containing protein: MNILNILDEIEKVDGEIYERINPRRKAMKDFFQIGKKISLAAMPLALGSLFNKAYGQATPTAVNEVLNFALTLEYLEYHFYNHAVVAAPGLIPAGAPTAAITTIRDHEKAHVDLLKGALGAAARTELVYDNFDFTAGGAFGTVYSDYVTFLKVAAAFEDTGVRAYKGQAPALKGNAVLTTALQIHSVEARHASHIRQMLAANGATGLKPWISLGAGGVSNDTGIAAVDPVYARENTTLQAGVEITQLNATATTKITAAAAAESFDEFLSKAEVVTIANLFLKPGFKL, translated from the coding sequence ATGAACATTTTAAACATATTAGACGAAATTGAGAAAGTTGATGGGGAGATTTATGAAAGAATAAATCCGAGGAGAAAGGCAATGAAAGATTTTTTCCAGATTGGAAAGAAAATCTCGTTGGCAGCTATGCCATTGGCCTTAGGTTCGTTATTTAATAAAGCTTACGGACAAGCAACCCCAACTGCAGTAAACGAAGTGCTAAATTTTGCGCTTACCTTAGAGTATTTAGAATATCATTTTTATAACCATGCCGTGGTTGCAGCGCCTGGTTTAATTCCGGCTGGAGCACCAACCGCGGCCATTACTACCATTAGAGATCACGAAAAAGCACACGTTGATTTATTAAAAGGAGCTTTAGGCGCAGCCGCTAGAACGGAGTTAGTGTATGATAATTTTGACTTTACTGCCGGAGGTGCTTTTGGTACCGTATATTCTGATTATGTAACCTTTTTAAAGGTGGCTGCTGCTTTTGAAGATACTGGTGTACGAGCTTATAAAGGACAGGCACCTGCGTTGAAAGGCAATGCCGTTTTAACTACAGCGTTGCAAATTCATTCGGTAGAAGCAAGACATGCTTCGCACATCCGTCAAATGTTGGCTGCCAACGGTGCAACAGGATTGAAACCGTGGATTAGTTTAGGCGCTGGTGGCGTATCTAACGATACCGGTATTGCAGCCGTAGATCCAGTTTACGCTCGCGAAAATACTACCTTGCAGGCTGGCGTAGAAATTACCCAACTTAATGCTACTGCAACTACTAAAATTACAGCAGCGGCAGCGGCAGAGTCGTTTGATGAGTTTTTATCTAAAGCCGAAGTGGTTACTATTGCGAATTTATTCTTAAAACCAGGCTTTAAGCTGTAA
- a CDS encoding helix-turn-helix domain-containing protein: MALANHRLISEIGANIKQLRLAQAKGQTEVAKALEISVAALSKIENGQTDINLSRLAQIAKYFEVSVSSIISNEVTTSVSRSVIEEITELKQQLLDKDAEVMKLQKKVIDLYDKLGL; this comes from the coding sequence TTGGCTTTGGCTAACCACAGGTTGATATCGGAAATAGGGGCTAACATTAAGCAGTTGCGTTTGGCTCAAGCTAAAGGTCAAACCGAGGTAGCAAAGGCCTTAGAAATTTCTGTCGCTGCGTTATCTAAAATAGAAAACGGACAAACCGATATCAATCTTTCTAGATTGGCTCAAATTGCTAAGTATTTCGAAGTGTCCGTTTCTTCTATCATTTCCAATGAAGTAACTACTTCAGTTTCTCGGAGTGTTATAGAAGAAATAACCGAATTAAAACAGCAGTTGCTAGATAAAGATGCAGAGGTAATGAAACTCCAAAAGAAGGTAATTGACTTGTACGACAAGTTGGGTTTGTAG
- a CDS encoding LytR/AlgR family response regulator transcription factor — MAALDTIIVDDEEFARSSLYFLLQENCPNVNICGIAKSISEARNLLQSHDVDLIFLDIAMPGENGFSLIPQAQEANATVIFTTAYDQYALKAIKANALDYLLKPIDIEELVTAVEKAAKHQLLNNALSRNNSLKNLETDLKENKGINRLTLPSGQGYRLVDIDEIIHIEADSNYSIFHLLTAEKITVSKVLKDYEEILPEERFMRIHKSSIVNLKYVKEYNNKNGLVLTLTNGENIVVSRRRASDFFEKIKKYGLLQGEKISSSK, encoded by the coding sequence ATGGCGGCACTAGATACAATTATTGTTGATGATGAAGAATTTGCACGTTCTTCGTTATATTTTTTGCTACAAGAGAACTGTCCGAATGTTAACATTTGTGGCATTGCAAAATCGATAAGCGAGGCTAGAAATTTGTTGCAAAGCCATGATGTTGATTTAATTTTCTTGGATATTGCCATGCCAGGCGAAAACGGGTTTTCGTTGATACCGCAAGCACAAGAAGCAAACGCAACGGTAATTTTTACTACAGCTTACGATCAGTATGCACTAAAGGCGATTAAGGCAAATGCGTTAGACTATCTTTTAAAACCCATTGATATCGAAGAATTGGTTACGGCTGTAGAAAAAGCAGCGAAACACCAACTACTTAATAATGCGTTAAGCAGAAATAACAGCTTAAAAAACCTTGAAACAGATTTAAAAGAAAATAAAGGCATAAATAGATTAACCCTACCCAGCGGACAGGGCTACCGCTTGGTAGATATAGATGAGATTATACATATTGAAGCAGACAGCAACTATTCTATTTTTCATTTGCTAACAGCTGAGAAAATTACAGTTTCTAAAGTTTTAAAAGACTACGAAGAAATTTTGCCCGAAGAACGCTTCATGAGGATACACAAATCGAGCATAGTAAATTTAAAGTATGTAAAAGAATACAACAATAAAAATGGTTTGGTGTTAACTTTAACCAACGGCGAAAACATTGTAGTTTCTAGGCGAAGAGCAAGCGATTTTTTCGAGAAAATAAAAAAATACGGACTACTACAAGGTGAAAAAATAAGCTCCTCAAAATAA
- a CDS encoding GNAT family N-acetyltransferase, translating into MRAIVVSNSKTQQQFLNLVDQLYSNDKVYIRPLDQDVEKVFDRNQNPFFKHGDCIRWVLVDNQDKVIGRIAAFVNEKKAFGYEVPTGGVGFFECINDQTAANFLFDTAKNWLLDKEMKAMEGPINFGENDSFWGLLVEGFIPASYGMNYHLPYYHQLFTNYGFETAYEQLTNIIDLTIPFPARFTKIANWVAAKPGYTFEYFQKKKADKYINDLMEIYNDGWQDFENFVPIKKETLQESFKQMEVIMDEKLIWFAYVNGEPASFIVLIPDANQMIKDFNGKLGLLQKLKFAYRRWAGVKRMRAIVMGTKQAFQKHGLESALFIKLGEHVLPKNQYTELELSWVGDFNEKMLAIHEATGAKFGKKHLTLRKSF; encoded by the coding sequence ATGAGAGCAATAGTAGTTAGTAATAGCAAAACACAACAACAGTTTCTTAACCTGGTAGACCAACTTTACAGCAATGATAAAGTATATATTAGACCGTTAGACCAAGACGTTGAGAAGGTATTTGATCGTAACCAAAATCCTTTTTTTAAACATGGAGACTGCATTAGATGGGTTTTGGTTGATAACCAAGATAAAGTTATTGGCAGAATTGCCGCTTTTGTAAATGAAAAAAAAGCTTTTGGCTACGAAGTTCCTACTGGCGGCGTTGGCTTTTTTGAATGTATAAATGACCAAACCGCAGCTAACTTCTTATTTGATACTGCCAAAAATTGGCTGTTAGATAAAGAAATGAAAGCAATGGAGGGTCCAATTAACTTTGGCGAAAACGACAGCTTTTGGGGATTGTTGGTAGAAGGCTTTATCCCGGCTTCTTACGGCATGAACTACCATTTACCTTATTACCACCAGCTATTTACCAATTATGGTTTCGAAACTGCTTACGAGCAATTAACCAACATTATAGATTTAACCATTCCATTTCCAGCCCGTTTTACAAAAATTGCCAATTGGGTTGCAGCTAAACCAGGTTACACCTTTGAGTATTTCCAAAAAAAGAAGGCAGATAAATACATCAACGACTTGATGGAAATTTACAATGATGGCTGGCAAGACTTCGAAAATTTTGTTCCCATCAAAAAGGAAACTTTGCAAGAGAGTTTCAAACAAATGGAAGTAATTATGGATGAGAAACTGATTTGGTTTGCTTACGTAAACGGAGAACCAGCGTCATTCATTGTGCTTATTCCAGATGCCAACCAAATGATTAAAGATTTTAATGGTAAACTTGGTTTATTACAAAAACTGAAATTTGCCTATAGACGTTGGGCTGGCGTAAAACGCATGAGGGCAATTGTAATGGGCACCAAACAAGCTTTCCAGAAACACGGCTTAGAATCTGCATTATTCATTAAACTTGGGGAACACGTTTTACCTAAAAACCAATATACTGAATTGGAACTTTCTTGGGTAGGCGATTTTAATGAAAAAATGTTGGCCATACACGAAGCAACAGGTGCTAAATTTGGCAAGAAACATTTGACTTTAAGAAAGAGTTTTTAA